A window of Onychostoma macrolepis isolate SWU-2019 chromosome 01, ASM1243209v1, whole genome shotgun sequence contains these coding sequences:
- the LOC131541818 gene encoding interleukin-8-like, which produces MHCKIFLVSVIVFLGFLTIGEGMSLKGLGVDPRCRCIETESRRIGKHIESVELFPPSSHCKDTEIIATLKGSGKEICLDPTAPWVKKVIEKIIANKAP; this is translated from the exons atgcactgcaaaatcTTTTTAGTCTCTGTTATTGTTTTCCTCGGATTCCTGACCATTGGTGAAG GAATGAGTCTTAAAGGTCTGGGTGTAGATCCACGCTGTCGCTGCATTGAAACTGAGAGTCGACGCATTGGAAAACACATTGAGAGTGTGGAGCTCTTCCCTCCAAGCTCACACTGTAAAGACACAGAGATCAT TGCCACCCTGAAGGGATCTGGGAAAGAGATCTGTCTGGACCCTACTGCACCCTGGGTTAAGAAGGTCATTGAGAAGATCATTGCCAA CAAAGCCCCATGA